From the genome of Halorussus caseinilyticus, one region includes:
- a CDS encoding DsrE family protein yields MQTVFHVSTPEDVRVVVAKVRNLLADESVEMESVAAVFDRGEAIASLHADSDLAGDLRDLLGEGAGLKVCRNAARHPAVSETDLLEGVEVVSSGVGELTRLQDEGYAYVRL; encoded by the coding sequence ATGCAAACCGTCTTCCACGTTTCGACGCCCGAGGACGTGCGGGTCGTCGTCGCCAAGGTCCGGAACCTGCTCGCCGACGAGTCGGTCGAGATGGAGTCGGTCGCGGCGGTCTTCGACCGCGGGGAGGCCATCGCCAGCCTCCACGCCGACTCGGACCTCGCCGGGGACCTCCGGGACCTTCTCGGCGAAGGCGCCGGTCTGAAGGTCTGTCGCAACGCCGCACGGCACCCCGCGGTCTCGGAGACCGACTTGCTGGAGGGAGTCGAAGTCGTCTCGTCGGGCGTCGGCGAACTCACCCGGTTGCAGGACGAGGGGTACGCCTACGTCCGACTCTGA